A stretch of the Desulfuromonas sp. TF genome encodes the following:
- a CDS encoding efflux RND transporter permease subunit: MLEKLIDISIRNKFMLALLTVFVIIAGIYSLLKTPIDAIPDLSDVQVIIFTEYPGQAPQVVEDQVTYPLTTQMLAVPGSKVVRGYSFFGFSFVYIIFEEGTDIYWARSRVLEYLNYASGKLPKGVTPSLGPDATGVGWVYEYALVSDGRTDLQELRSIQDWFLRYELTAVEGVSEVASIGGYVKQYQITVDPVRLLAYHFTIPQIKAAIQRSNNDVGGRLIEMAETEFMVRGKGYIQSREDLENVVVGTDNRGTPVLVRDLGEVKIGPELRRGIAELNGQGEVAGGIIVMRFGENALATIERVKEKLEQLKAGLPEGVEIVTVYDRSGLIERAVETLKEKLLEESIVVALVTALFLFHLPSALVAIFTLPVALLMAFVIMNAQGINANIMSLGGIAIAIGAMIDAAIIMIENAHKHLERYQGKKPHWKIIRDSAVEVGPTLFYSLLVITVSFIPVFALQEQSGRMFKPLAYTKTYSMAAAAILSVTIVPVLMVWFIRGKIKSEDENPINRFLIRIYHPVVDFVLRWRSATLLVALLLILSIAWPLSKMGSEFMPPLYEGDLLYMPTTLPGISITKARELLQQTDKIIKEFPEVHHVFGKIGRAETATDPAPLSMIETTIMLRPEEEWRKIPVERFYSHWPDWTGWARAPLEWLWPEERSINVEELKERLNNAIQFPGLTNAWTMPIKTRIDMLSTGIKTPVGIKIMGPDLKTLSDIGEEIEALVRTVPGTLSAYSERVTGGNYLDFVIDREAAARYGLTVGEVQDIIQSAIGGMNVTTTVEGLERYPVNIRYKRDYRNDLQSLERVLVPLKNGTHIPISQVADIVIQKGPPSIKSENARRTAWIYVDIKGIDIGTYVKRAQEAVAESIELPPGYSIVWSGQFEYMQEAKKRFIVIIPLTVLIIFVILYMNTKSLIKTGIVLLAVPFSLVGAFWFLYVLDYNTSVAVWVGVIALAGLDAETGVVMLLYLDLSHKLWGDNGRMLTRGDLRQAIHHGAVKRIRPKIMTISVIIAGLLPIMWSHGAGADVMKRIAAPMVGGVVTSGIMELMVYPVIYYLWRSRKLDSSFVPTAEGDIEEGEVHETQA; the protein is encoded by the coding sequence ATGCTTGAAAAATTGATCGACATCTCCATACGAAACAAGTTCATGCTCGCTCTGCTGACGGTCTTCGTCATCATCGCGGGAATCTATAGCCTGCTCAAGACGCCGATCGACGCCATTCCGGATCTCTCGGACGTGCAGGTGATCATCTTCACCGAATATCCCGGGCAGGCGCCCCAGGTGGTGGAGGACCAGGTCACCTATCCCCTGACCACCCAGATGCTGGCGGTTCCTGGGTCCAAGGTGGTGCGCGGCTACTCTTTTTTCGGCTTTTCCTTCGTCTATATCATCTTCGAGGAGGGGACGGACATCTACTGGGCCCGCTCCCGGGTACTGGAGTATCTGAACTACGCTTCGGGCAAACTGCCGAAAGGGGTGACACCGTCCCTGGGACCCGATGCCACCGGCGTCGGCTGGGTGTACGAGTATGCCCTGGTCAGTGACGGGAGGACCGACCTGCAGGAGCTGCGCTCGATTCAGGACTGGTTTTTGCGCTATGAACTGACCGCCGTGGAAGGAGTTTCGGAGGTCGCCAGCATCGGCGGCTACGTCAAGCAGTACCAGATAACCGTCGATCCGGTGCGGCTGCTTGCCTATCATTTCACCATCCCACAGATCAAGGCGGCGATCCAGCGCAGCAACAACGATGTGGGCGGGCGGCTCATCGAGATGGCCGAGACCGAGTTCATGGTCCGCGGCAAGGGGTACATCCAATCAAGGGAGGATCTGGAAAACGTCGTCGTCGGCACCGACAACCGGGGGACGCCGGTGCTGGTGCGCGATCTGGGCGAAGTCAAAATCGGACCGGAGCTGCGCCGCGGCATCGCCGAACTCAACGGACAGGGAGAAGTCGCCGGCGGCATCATCGTCATGCGTTTCGGCGAGAACGCCCTGGCCACCATCGAGCGGGTCAAGGAGAAACTGGAACAGCTCAAGGCCGGGCTTCCCGAGGGTGTGGAGATCGTCACCGTTTACGACCGCTCCGGGCTCATCGAGCGAGCGGTGGAAACCCTCAAGGAGAAGCTGCTGGAGGAGAGCATTGTGGTGGCCCTGGTCACCGCCCTGTTCCTCTTCCACCTGCCGAGCGCACTGGTGGCGATCTTCACCCTGCCGGTGGCCCTCCTCATGGCTTTCGTGATCATGAATGCCCAGGGGATAAACGCCAACATCATGAGCCTGGGCGGAATCGCCATCGCCATCGGGGCGATGATCGACGCGGCGATCATCATGATCGAGAACGCCCACAAGCACCTGGAGCGCTATCAGGGGAAAAAGCCCCACTGGAAGATCATCCGCGACTCGGCGGTGGAGGTCGGTCCGACCCTCTTCTACTCGCTGCTGGTGATCACCGTCTCCTTTATTCCCGTCTTTGCCCTGCAGGAGCAGTCCGGCCGCATGTTCAAGCCGCTGGCCTATACCAAGACCTATTCCATGGCGGCGGCGGCGATCCTCTCCGTCACCATCGTCCCGGTGCTGATGGTCTGGTTCATCCGCGGAAAGATCAAGTCCGAGGACGAGAATCCCATCAACCGCTTTCTCATCCGGATCTATCACCCGGTGGTCGATTTCGTCCTCAGGTGGCGCAGCGCCACCCTGCTGGTGGCTCTGCTGCTGATCCTCTCCATCGCCTGGCCCCTGTCGAAGATGGGTTCGGAGTTCATGCCGCCCCTCTACGAAGGGGACCTGCTCTACATGCCCACCACCCTGCCGGGAATCTCTATCACCAAGGCACGGGAGCTGCTGCAGCAGACCGACAAAATCATCAAGGAGTTCCCCGAGGTACACCACGTCTTCGGCAAGATCGGCCGCGCCGAGACGGCCACCGATCCTGCGCCGCTGTCCATGATCGAGACCACCATCATGCTCAGGCCCGAAGAGGAGTGGCGGAAGATCCCGGTGGAGCGCTTCTACTCGCACTGGCCGGACTGGACCGGATGGGCCCGGGCCCCGCTGGAGTGGCTCTGGCCGGAGGAGCGCTCCATCAATGTGGAGGAGCTCAAGGAGCGGCTCAACAACGCCATACAGTTCCCGGGGCTCACCAACGCCTGGACGATGCCGATCAAGACCCGCATCGACATGCTCTCCACCGGCATCAAGACCCCCGTCGGCATCAAGATCATGGGGCCGGACCTGAAGACCCTCAGCGACATCGGCGAGGAGATCGAAGCCTTGGTGCGAACCGTCCCGGGAACGCTCTCCGCCTACTCGGAGCGGGTCACCGGCGGCAATTACCTCGATTTCGTCATCGACCGAGAAGCCGCCGCCCGCTACGGGCTCACCGTCGGCGAGGTGCAGGACATCATCCAGTCGGCCATCGGAGGCATGAACGTCACCACCACCGTCGAGGGGCTCGAGCGCTACCCGGTCAACATCCGCTATAAGCGCGACTACCGCAACGACCTGCAATCTTTGGAGCGGGTTCTCGTCCCCCTCAAAAACGGCACCCACATCCCCATCTCCCAGGTTGCGGATATCGTGATCCAGAAGGGCCCGCCGAGCATCAAGAGCGAAAACGCCCGACGCACCGCCTGGATCTACGTGGACATCAAGGGCATCGATATCGGCACCTACGTGAAGCGGGCGCAGGAGGCGGTGGCGGAATCCATCGAATTGCCGCCCGGGTACAGCATCGTCTGGAGCGGGCAGTTCGAATACATGCAGGAGGCGAAGAAGCGATTCATCGTCATCATCCCCCTGACGGTGCTGATCATCTTCGTCATTCTCTACATGAACACCAAGAGCCTGATCAAAACGGGGATCGTCCTTTTGGCCGTGCCGTTCTCCCTGGTCGGGGCCTTCTGGTTCCTCTATGTGCTCGACTACAACACCTCGGTGGCCGTCTGGGTCGGGGTGATCGCCTTGGCCGGGCTGGATGCGGAGACGGGGGTGGTCATGCTCCTCTATCTCGATCTTTCCCACAAGCTGTGGGGCGACAACGGGCGCATGCTCACCCGCGGCGACCTGCGGCAGGCGATCCACCACGGGGCGGTCAAACGTATCCGCCCCAAGATCATGACCATCTCGGTGATCATCGCCGGCCTGCTCCCCATCATGTGGAGCCACGGCGCCGGCGCGGACGTGATGAAGCGCATCGCCGCGCCGATGGTCGGCGGGGTGGTGACCTCGGGAATCATGGAACTGATGGTCTACCCGGTCATCTACTACCTGTGGCGCAGCCGTAAACTGGACTCCTCCTTCGTCCCCACCGCCGAGGGGGATATAGAAGAGGGAGAAGTGCATGAAACGCAGGCATGA